The Streptomyces sp. HSG2 genome has a segment encoding these proteins:
- a CDS encoding isochorismatase family protein, translating to MAGLPTIETYPLPSPGDLPANSARWTVDPARAVLLVHDMQRYFLKPFAEPLRTRLVHNATTLRREALARGMPVAYTAQPGGMTDDQRGLLKDFWGPGMRPAPGDRQIVEPLAPTAGDWLLTKWRYSAFFRTGLLDLMRSHDRDQLIICGVYAHVGVITTAIESFSHDIQTFLVADAIADFDERHHHATVEYAARRCAVVTTTKETLA from the coding sequence ATGGCCGGCCTACCGACCATCGAGACCTACCCGTTGCCGTCACCGGGAGACCTTCCCGCCAACAGCGCCCGCTGGACCGTCGACCCCGCTCGCGCGGTCCTGCTCGTCCACGACATGCAGCGCTACTTCCTGAAGCCGTTCGCGGAGCCGTTGCGCACCCGGCTGGTCCACAACGCGACGACACTGCGCCGCGAGGCCCTCGCACGAGGGATGCCCGTCGCCTACACCGCCCAGCCCGGCGGTATGACCGACGACCAGCGAGGTCTTCTCAAGGACTTCTGGGGCCCCGGCATGCGACCCGCCCCCGGGGACAGGCAGATCGTCGAACCACTCGCACCGACAGCCGGCGACTGGCTTCTCACCAAATGGCGCTACAGCGCCTTCTTCCGCACCGGCCTCCTCGATCTCATGCGCTCCCACGACAGGGACCAACTGATCATCTGCGGAGTCTACGCACACGTCGGCGTGATCACCACGGCCATCGAATCCTTCAGTCACGACATCCAGACGTTCCTCGTCGCCGATGCCATCGCCGACTTCGACGAACGACACCACCACGCCACCGTGGAATACGCCGCCCGCCGCTGCGCGGTGGTCACCACCACCAAGGAGACCCTCGCATGA
- a CDS encoding 3-deoxy-7-phosphoheptulonate synthase: MEQTPTSVRARPAPQQPRWDDVEQVRRVRAELASRPALVRASDVRDLRSHLARVAAGEALVVQAGDCAEDPDDSGPQTVARKAAVLDLLAGTLRLATGKPVIRVGRIAGQFGKPRSNDTELVDGVTLPVYRGHMVNDPEPSVEGRRPDPLRLLTGYMAADDIMRHLGWRRPDPRAAIDATVWTSHEALLLDYETPLVRQESDGPLLSSTHWPWIGERTRRVDGAHVALLAETVNPVGCKVGPKTTPAQLLALCARLDPRREPGRLTLIARMGADTVAAALPALVRAVRDAGHPVVWLTDPMHGNTVTTRQGLKTRFVETIEREVIAFRAAVADNGGIPGGLHLETTPDVVTECAPSEAAADSVGDVYATLCDPRLNPAQALSVVSAWSA, from the coding sequence ATGGAACAGACCCCGACCAGTGTGCGGGCCAGACCCGCACCGCAACAGCCCCGATGGGACGACGTCGAGCAGGTACGCCGGGTGCGAGCCGAGCTGGCGAGTCGACCCGCCCTGGTGCGGGCCTCCGACGTCCGCGACCTCCGCTCCCACCTGGCCCGCGTGGCCGCGGGCGAGGCCCTCGTGGTGCAGGCGGGGGACTGCGCGGAGGACCCGGACGACAGCGGTCCGCAGACCGTGGCCCGCAAGGCCGCGGTCCTCGACCTCCTCGCCGGCACCCTGCGCCTGGCCACCGGAAAGCCCGTGATACGCGTGGGCAGGATCGCGGGCCAGTTCGGCAAGCCACGCTCCAACGACACCGAACTCGTCGACGGGGTCACCCTGCCCGTCTACCGAGGCCACATGGTGAACGACCCCGAGCCCTCCGTGGAAGGACGCAGGCCCGATCCCCTCAGGCTGCTCACCGGCTACATGGCCGCGGACGACATCATGCGCCACCTCGGATGGCGTCGCCCCGACCCACGCGCCGCGATCGACGCCACGGTCTGGACCAGCCACGAGGCCCTTCTCCTCGACTACGAGACCCCTCTGGTGCGGCAGGAGAGCGACGGTCCGCTGCTTTCCTCCACGCACTGGCCCTGGATAGGCGAACGCACCCGACGGGTCGACGGCGCGCACGTGGCGCTCCTCGCCGAGACCGTCAACCCGGTCGGCTGCAAGGTCGGGCCGAAGACCACCCCGGCGCAACTGCTCGCGCTGTGCGCCCGACTCGATCCCCGTCGCGAGCCGGGGCGACTCACCCTCATCGCCCGAATGGGAGCCGACACCGTCGCCGCCGCCCTGCCCGCCCTGGTCCGGGCCGTGAGGGACGCGGGCCACCCCGTGGTCTGGCTCACGGACCCCATGCACGGCAACACCGTCACCACCCGACAGGGCCTCAAGACCCGTTTCGTGGAGACCATCGAACGCGAGGTGATCGCCTTCCGCGCGGCGGTCGCCGACAACGGCGGCATCCCGGGCGGACTCCACCTGGAGACCACCCCCGACGTCGTCACGGAATGCGCGCCCAGCGAGGCCGCCGCCGACTCCGTGGGCGACGTCTACGCGACGCTCTGCGACCCGCGACTCAACCCGGCACAAGCCCTCTCCGTGGTGTCCGCCTGGAGCGCGTGA
- a CDS encoding NAD(P)-dependent oxidoreductase: protein MNGGRILVTGATGFVGSHVVALLTAGNAGRATRPIRLLAHRRPHLGRGPGVEVRRGSLDSPDTLRGVCDGVETVLHLASRIGGDKRRCEEVNDIGTGALLAEAERAGVRRVIQLGTTAVYQDGRHLRAREGDLPVGPVSTTSVTRLAGEERVLAWGGVVLRPHLVYGRGDVWMVPAIARFVRAMPHWVAGGLARVSVIGVSDLARAIASLASRVELPAGAVLHAGRPEPVRARDLIRATSRALDLPSPRGQVTREEAAGRLRATGDGTWPRKLSLLTVDHWYDSSRLWNLLDARPTLDFTADFATSVPWYRASAGLPPGRPVVGGAGS from the coding sequence GTGAATGGCGGGCGCATCCTCGTCACCGGCGCGACAGGATTCGTCGGATCCCACGTCGTCGCCCTCCTGACGGCGGGCAACGCCGGAAGGGCCACGCGACCGATCCGCCTCCTGGCCCACCGGCGGCCCCACCTCGGGCGCGGCCCCGGGGTCGAGGTCCGCCGCGGAAGCCTCGACAGCCCCGACACTCTTCGTGGGGTCTGCGACGGAGTGGAGACGGTGCTCCATCTGGCCTCGCGGATCGGGGGCGACAAGCGCCGGTGCGAAGAGGTGAACGACATCGGGACGGGAGCGCTGCTCGCCGAGGCCGAGCGGGCCGGCGTCCGCAGAGTGATCCAGCTGGGAACCACCGCCGTCTACCAGGATGGCCGGCACCTGCGCGCACGTGAGGGCGATCTGCCGGTCGGGCCCGTGTCCACCACGAGCGTTACCAGACTGGCCGGGGAGGAACGCGTCCTGGCCTGGGGAGGAGTGGTCCTGCGACCTCATCTCGTCTACGGCCGCGGCGACGTCTGGATGGTTCCCGCGATCGCGAGGTTCGTCCGGGCGATGCCGCACTGGGTGGCCGGGGGGCTGGCACGCGTCTCGGTGATCGGCGTCTCGGATCTGGCCCGGGCCATCGCGAGCCTGGCCTCCCGGGTCGAGCTGCCGGCAGGAGCGGTGTTGCACGCCGGACGCCCCGAACCGGTGCGGGCGCGTGATCTGATTCGGGCCACCTCGCGCGCCCTCGACCTTCCTTCGCCTCGGGGACAGGTGACGCGAGAAGAGGCCGCGGGAAGACTGAGGGCCACCGGGGACGGGACGTGGCCACGCAAGCTTTCCCTGCTGACCGTCGACCACTGGTACGACAGCTCGCGACTGTGGAACCTCCTGGACGCCCGCCCGACCCTCGACTTCACCGCCGACTTCGCCACGAGCGTGCCCTGGTACCGAGCATCCGCCGGCCTGCCGCCGGGACGGCCCGTCGTCGGGGGCGCCGGCTCGTGA
- a CDS encoding SDR family oxidoreductase, translated as MERKGILEGRNALITGASSGIGAAAAKVFCREGATVTLVARRGDRLAALAAELRGQGYQADHVVADVACDAEVAAAVRHVSRRFGGLDVAFNNAGVGAARIPIHRMPEEIYERIMETNVRGVWNCMRHEISAMLEKGGAIVNTSSTAGLVATPVAAPYVAAKHAVLGLTKAAAAEYATHGIRVNAITPGATHSEMIDEWIASDPDAEDALLGSALLPRIAEPEEIAEVAAWLGSDRSSFVVGATVPVDGGWTVR; from the coding sequence ATGGAGAGAAAAGGTATTCTGGAGGGTCGGAACGCACTCATCACAGGAGCCAGCAGCGGAATAGGAGCAGCCGCCGCCAAGGTGTTTTGCCGGGAAGGCGCCACGGTCACGCTGGTCGCCCGCCGCGGAGATCGACTCGCCGCTCTCGCCGCGGAACTCCGCGGGCAGGGTTACCAGGCCGACCACGTCGTCGCCGATGTGGCGTGTGACGCGGAGGTGGCCGCGGCCGTTCGGCACGTGTCGCGGCGCTTCGGCGGACTGGATGTGGCCTTCAACAACGCGGGTGTCGGTGCGGCGAGAATTCCGATCCACAGAATGCCGGAAGAGATCTACGAAAGGATCATGGAGACGAATGTGAGAGGTGTCTGGAACTGTATGCGCCATGAGATCTCCGCAATGCTCGAAAAGGGAGGTGCCATCGTGAACACCAGCAGTACCGCCGGACTGGTCGCCACCCCGGTCGCGGCGCCGTACGTGGCCGCGAAACATGCCGTGCTGGGGTTGACGAAGGCCGCCGCCGCCGAGTACGCCACGCACGGCATTCGGGTCAACGCCATCACGCCGGGGGCGACACACAGCGAGATGATCGACGAGTGGATCGCGAGCGATCCCGATGCCGAGGACGCGTTGCTGGGGTCCGCGCTGCTGCCTCGGATCGCCGAGCCCGAGGAGATCGCGGAGGTCGCCGCGTGGCTGGGAAGCGATCGCTCGTCGTTCGTGGTGGGCGCCACGGTGCCGGTCGACGGCGGATGGACGGTCCGTTGA
- a CDS encoding 2,3-dihydro-2,3-dihydroxybenzoate dehydrogenase, which produces MRNRTALVTGAAGGIGAAVARELAERGVTVAAVDRDAERLRETVEKAVADGLPTVAFPADVTDSTDVETVVAAVEERLGAIDFLVNAAGVLRLGEVGALSDDDWNSTFAVNATGVFHLSRAVVNRMVPRSRGAVVTVASNAAATPRTEMAAYAASKAAAEMFTKSLGLEVARHGIRCNIVAPGSTDTPMLSSMWRDASGPRGTIDGRPDAFRVGIPLRKVASPEDIAHAVAFLLSDDASHITLHTLTVDGGAGLGA; this is translated from the coding sequence ATGCGGAACCGAACTGCCCTCGTCACCGGAGCGGCGGGCGGCATCGGAGCGGCCGTCGCCCGAGAACTGGCCGAGCGCGGCGTCACCGTCGCCGCGGTCGACCGGGACGCCGAACGGCTGCGCGAGACAGTGGAAAAGGCCGTCGCCGACGGGCTGCCGACGGTCGCCTTCCCGGCCGACGTGACCGACAGCACGGACGTCGAGACGGTGGTCGCGGCCGTCGAGGAACGCCTGGGAGCGATCGACTTCCTGGTCAACGCGGCAGGAGTCCTGCGCCTGGGCGAGGTCGGCGCACTGTCCGACGACGACTGGAACAGCACCTTCGCCGTCAACGCGACGGGCGTGTTCCACCTGTCCCGCGCCGTCGTCAACCGGATGGTCCCGCGATCTCGCGGAGCGGTCGTCACGGTCGCCTCCAACGCCGCCGCCACCCCGCGCACGGAGATGGCCGCCTACGCGGCCTCGAAGGCCGCCGCCGAGATGTTCACCAAGAGCCTCGGCCTGGAGGTCGCCCGCCACGGAATCCGCTGCAACATCGTGGCCCCCGGCTCCACCGACACCCCCATGCTCTCCTCGATGTGGCGGGACGCGTCCGGACCCCGGGGCACGATCGACGGCCGCCCCGACGCCTTCCGGGTCGGCATACCCCTGCGCAAGGTCGCCAGCCCCGAGGACATCGCCCACGCCGTGGCCTTCCTCCTGTCCGACGACGCCTCCCACATCACCCTCCACACCCTCACCGTCGACGGCGGCGCCGGACTGGGCGCCTGA
- a CDS encoding AfsR/SARP family transcriptional regulator, with translation MNEATPTGGSSADAEPTPLRVGALGRLEVRAGGEDRTPTAPMARRALAVLLLHANRSVSMSTLVDELWEADPPRLARKTVQTYVYQIRRALEPAGVAVGLARRLRTEPGGYRLVLRPGELDLWEFEHRVAQARVALSEGNPARGVGLLNAGLRLWRGEPFSGVAAGPSVTGRIAQLADTRLAALELRIEAELRLGRHHTLIGELRALTADHPLNERFAAQLMTAAHWSGRRGAALDAFARLRRGLAAELGVEPSQELQDLQRQVLTARAPRGSTSVDRWTVPEVDEAGPAVLPGSTAPPWFPPSDLVGRSAEIDTILGYLDGAGPRVVTLLGPVGVGKSALAEHVAHLLRDRFPDGLLYARLHDGVEPREPMGVLRALLHSAGVSEGLDARSRSEELLGVFHEWASRRSVLLLLDDAAGTDQVLPLLPGGARSLALVTSRIRLPGIEGALTLSLEPLENAEAAALFARVSGVRAIGGESAALREVAELVGNLPLALRALAERFAARPMWTLPDLVAGLRDEGRLAAELLDDSRNALAAAIGAIARLSPPLRRALRLLASAPGPFDTAEACELLDRDTWSAQSVVGRLLDRHLVAALAPATDAAGPVTFRVHQLIRMAIAQEPSGARVVPLGGPVAAGRVAVAR, from the coding sequence ATGAACGAGGCCACGCCGACCGGCGGTTCCTCGGCCGATGCCGAACCCACCCCGCTGAGAGTGGGAGCGTTGGGCCGACTCGAGGTCCGCGCGGGGGGAGAGGACCGCACTCCGACGGCGCCGATGGCTCGCCGCGCGCTGGCGGTGCTGCTCTTGCACGCCAACCGCTCGGTGTCGATGTCGACGTTGGTCGACGAGTTGTGGGAGGCCGATCCACCGCGGCTGGCACGCAAGACCGTCCAGACGTACGTGTACCAGATTCGCAGGGCTCTGGAGCCCGCCGGTGTCGCCGTCGGCCTCGCCCGACGGCTGCGCACCGAGCCCGGAGGCTACCGTCTCGTCCTGCGCCCGGGGGAGTTGGACCTGTGGGAGTTCGAGCATCGTGTCGCCCAGGCTCGCGTCGCCCTGAGCGAGGGGAACCCCGCCAGGGGGGTCGGGCTGCTGAACGCCGGACTCCGCCTCTGGCGTGGCGAGCCGTTCTCGGGCGTGGCGGCGGGCCCGTCGGTCACGGGTCGGATCGCCCAACTGGCCGACACGCGGCTCGCGGCACTGGAACTGCGCATCGAGGCGGAACTGCGCCTGGGGCGCCATCACACACTGATCGGCGAGTTGCGGGCGCTGACGGCCGATCACCCCCTCAACGAGCGTTTCGCCGCACAGTTGATGACGGCGGCCCACTGGTCCGGCCGGCGTGGTGCGGCCCTCGACGCCTTCGCTCGACTGCGTCGCGGTCTGGCCGCCGAACTGGGTGTCGAGCCCTCCCAGGAGCTTCAGGATCTGCAGCGCCAGGTGCTCACGGCCCGGGCGCCCAGGGGATCGACGTCGGTCGACCGGTGGACGGTGCCCGAGGTGGACGAGGCCGGCCCGGCCGTCTTGCCCGGGTCGACGGCGCCGCCGTGGTTCCCGCCGTCCGACCTGGTGGGCCGCTCCGCGGAGATCGACACGATCCTCGGATACCTGGATGGAGCGGGACCGCGCGTCGTCACCCTGCTAGGCCCCGTGGGCGTCGGCAAGAGCGCCTTGGCCGAGCATGTGGCCCACCTGCTGCGCGACCGGTTCCCCGACGGTCTGTTGTACGCGCGGCTGCACGATGGTGTCGAGCCCCGGGAACCGATGGGGGTGCTCCGTGCCCTGCTCCACTCGGCCGGCGTGTCGGAGGGCCTCGATGCCCGAAGCCGCTCGGAGGAGCTCCTCGGGGTTTTCCACGAGTGGGCGTCGAGGCGTTCGGTGCTGCTGCTCCTGGACGACGCCGCGGGAACAGACCAGGTGCTGCCGCTGTTGCCGGGGGGCGCGCGCAGCCTGGCCCTGGTGACGTCGCGCATCCGCCTGCCCGGCATCGAGGGCGCGCTCACGCTCTCGCTGGAGCCGCTGGAGAACGCCGAGGCTGCCGCCCTCTTCGCCCGGGTCTCCGGGGTGCGGGCGATCGGCGGGGAGTCGGCCGCCCTGCGGGAGGTGGCGGAACTCGTGGGAAACCTGCCGCTGGCGCTCCGCGCGCTGGCGGAGAGGTTCGCCGCCCGTCCGATGTGGACGCTGCCCGATCTCGTGGCCGGACTGCGCGACGAGGGGCGACTGGCGGCGGAGCTTCTCGACGACTCCCGCAACGCCTTGGCCGCGGCGATCGGCGCCATCGCCCGGCTCTCCCCGCCATTGCGCCGTGCCCTGCGCCTCCTCGCCTCCGCGCCCGGCCCCTTCGACACCGCCGAGGCCTGTGAGCTGCTCGACCGCGACACCTGGTCCGCCCAGTCCGTCGTCGGTCGGCTGCTCGATCGTCACCTGGTGGCGGCCCTGGCCCCCGCGACGGACGCCGCCGGCCCCGTGACCTTCCGGGTCCACCAGTTGATCCGGATGGCGATCGCCCAGGAGCCGTCGGGCGCGCGGGTGGTGCCGCTGGGCGGGCCCGTCGCCGCCGGTCGGGTCGCGGTCGCGCGATGA
- a CDS encoding transposase: protein MRTTTRPPDWTPRDPWRDSGPSGNPAVVLADLLPALFASLPRRDQRRRGADYVRGLLGARGRKSIRNISSLFGGESAEQSLHHFISGSTWDWVPVRRALARHVEEALPARAHVLRPLVIPKAGASSVGVDRRFCPLRGQVVNAQNAVGVWAVSDDGATPVNWRLHLPDAWLDDASRRRQASIPDSAVAETPDQCAVEAYADLARGWGLPPRPVVVDARGADLRHTARRLSATGAPMLLRIGAGERLTVTDPGLPRLPPHLTAQQIMTVARPLRHPVIERRSGGIGAAGAVLTARVRVAVPAGPGSARRADREMVLLGVGETGGHWPGELWLTDVPGAHPARLLRLTRLALRVEGTYSHVAEGVGLSDFSGRSFSGWHRHVTLVSAAHAIKVLSGTADIGWAAEEARATA from the coding sequence ATGCGAACGACGACGAGACCGCCCGACTGGACGCCCCGGGACCCGTGGCGGGACAGTGGCCCCTCCGGGAACCCCGCGGTCGTCCTCGCGGACCTTCTCCCCGCGCTCTTCGCCTCCCTGCCCCGCAGGGACCAGCGTCGGCGTGGAGCGGACTATGTGCGAGGCCTGTTGGGGGCGCGGGGACGCAAATCCATCCGCAACATCTCCTCCTTGTTCGGGGGCGAGTCGGCCGAACAGAGCCTGCACCACTTCATCAGCGGCTCCACCTGGGACTGGGTCCCGGTGCGCCGCGCCCTCGCCCGACACGTCGAGGAGGCCCTGCCCGCTCGCGCCCACGTCCTGAGGCCGCTGGTGATCCCGAAGGCCGGCGCCAGCTCCGTGGGTGTGGACCGGCGCTTCTGCCCCCTGCGCGGCCAGGTCGTGAACGCGCAGAACGCGGTCGGTGTCTGGGCCGTATCGGACGACGGTGCCACGCCGGTCAACTGGCGACTCCACCTGCCCGATGCCTGGCTGGACGACGCCTCGCGACGCCGACAGGCGTCGATCCCCGACTCCGCCGTCGCGGAGACACCGGATCAGTGCGCCGTCGAGGCCTACGCCGACCTCGCCAGAGGGTGGGGACTTCCCCCCCGACCGGTTGTCGTGGACGCCCGCGGCGCCGATCTGAGGCACACCGCACGGCGGCTCTCGGCGACGGGCGCGCCGATGCTGCTGCGCATCGGCGCGGGCGAGCGCCTCACCGTCACCGATCCCGGGCTTCCCCGCCTGCCCCCACACCTGACGGCACAGCAGATCATGACCGTGGCACGACCGTTACGCCACCCCGTGATCGAGCGGAGGTCGGGCGGCATCGGCGCGGCCGGTGCCGTCTTGACGGCGCGGGTGCGAGTGGCGGTGCCCGCCGGACCCGGGTCGGCCCGTCGGGCCGATCGCGAGATGGTCCTCCTCGGGGTCGGGGAGACCGGCGGTCACTGGCCCGGGGAGCTCTGGCTCACCGACGTGCCCGGGGCGCACCCGGCCCGACTGCTGCGGCTCACCCGGCTGGCCCTCCGTGTCGAGGGAACCTACTCCCACGTCGCGGAGGGCGTCGGCCTCAGCGACTTCTCGGGCCGGTCCTTCAGCGGTTGGCACCGTCACGTCACGCTCGTCTCCGCGGCACACGCGATCAAGGTGCTGTCGGGGACGGCCGACATCGGATGGGCCGCCGAGGAGGCGCGAGCCACGGCCTGA
- a CDS encoding carboxylesterase family protein, with translation MAGTAPNVTGPRAAVEASAARPPTSNAARPVVGTRAGLVAGERVDGVAVFRGIPYTRPPVGPLRFASPRPPRPWRGVREAVRPAPACWQSPLPNRPSPRSGEGALHANVWTPDTRGSRPVLVYVHGGGWATGSGSLPTYDATRLACRGDLVVVTFDYRLGVFGFGLHESLADHETGEFANWGLQDQRALLSWVHENAAAFGGDPGNVTLCGTSAGAASVWQLACLPQTRGLIRRIVPISPSHALAPATSLTREDARTVHETLARSLGTTVPGLRDVPANSLGDAWHRLFAGPPDSRIVGSGRWYRGPVVDGRTMPAHAHDLPTVDLPVMSVHTRTEGSFYTGPASPQPAPAPNGPHSLRRAVLDVLRLVSPAADTDLADTCVGAYREVASRAGLREDPRSLWTEIWGDLMFRHHTVRFAERHARLGTTPWYAMEFAHPARPPHFGTPHEATSPFLFGTHRRPPFASVFGDGPVERLLSDLLVDAVAAFARTSCPRTPALAHWPPFTPHGPSLLVLGGTSTADVVVPDYPQLRIWDLVGRVPRS, from the coding sequence ATGGCCGGAACGGCACCGAACGTCACCGGTCCGCGGGCCGCCGTCGAGGCGTCCGCGGCCCGGCCGCCGACATCGAACGCCGCTCGTCCGGTGGTCGGCACCCGCGCCGGCCTCGTCGCGGGTGAACGAGTCGACGGCGTCGCGGTGTTCCGCGGGATTCCCTACACCAGGCCACCGGTGGGCCCCCTGCGGTTCGCCTCGCCCCGGCCCCCGCGGCCCTGGCGGGGAGTGCGCGAGGCGGTGCGCCCCGCGCCGGCCTGCTGGCAGTCGCCGTTGCCGAATCGGCCTTCGCCGCGCAGTGGCGAGGGCGCGCTCCACGCCAACGTCTGGACCCCCGACACCCGTGGATCGCGTCCCGTCCTGGTGTACGTCCACGGCGGTGGATGGGCCACCGGATCGGGCAGCCTGCCCACCTACGACGCCACACGCCTCGCCTGCCGCGGCGATCTGGTGGTCGTCACCTTCGACTACCGACTGGGCGTCTTCGGGTTCGGGCTCCACGAGTCGCTCGCCGATCACGAGACCGGCGAGTTCGCCAACTGGGGGCTGCAGGACCAAAGGGCACTGCTGTCCTGGGTCCACGAGAACGCGGCGGCCTTCGGCGGGGATCCCGGCAACGTCACGCTGTGCGGGACCTCCGCCGGCGCCGCCTCCGTGTGGCAGCTGGCCTGCCTGCCGCAGACCCGTGGGCTGATTCGGCGGATCGTGCCCATCAGCCCCAGCCACGCCCTGGCACCCGCCACCTCGTTGACCCGCGAGGACGCCCGCACGGTGCACGAGACGCTGGCCAGGAGCCTCGGCACCACCGTGCCCGGCTTGCGCGACGTCCCCGCGAATTCCCTCGGCGATGCCTGGCACCGCCTCTTCGCGGGCCCCCCGGACAGCCGGATCGTCGGGAGCGGCCGATGGTACAGGGGCCCGGTCGTCGACGGTCGCACGATGCCGGCCCACGCCCACGACCTGCCCACCGTGGACCTGCCCGTGATGTCCGTCCACACCCGCACCGAGGGGTCCTTCTACACCGGCCCCGCCTCTCCCCAGCCCGCGCCCGCCCCGAACGGGCCCCACTCGCTGAGGCGGGCCGTCCTGGACGTCCTGCGGCTCGTGTCGCCGGCAGCCGACACCGATCTCGCCGACACCTGCGTCGGCGCCTACCGGGAGGTCGCGTCGCGCGCCGGACTCCGTGAGGACCCCCGGTCGCTGTGGACCGAGATCTGGGGCGATCTGATGTTCCGACACCACACCGTGCGCTTCGCCGAGCGCCACGCCCGCCTCGGCACCACGCCGTGGTACGCCATGGAGTTCGCCCACCCGGCGCGGCCACCGCATTTCGGCACACCGCACGAGGCCACGTCACCGTTCCTCTTCGGCACCCACCGACGGCCCCCGTTCGCCTCGGTGTTCGGCGACGGCCCGGTCGAACGGCTGCTCTCGGACCTCCTCGTCGACGCGGTGGCCGCCTTCGCCCGCACCTCGTGCCCCAGGACCCCCGCCCTCGCCCACTGGCCCCCTTTCACCCCTCACGGCCCCAGCCTCCTCGTCCTCGGCGGCACCTCGACCGCGGACGTCGTCGTCCCCGACTACCCGCAGCTGCGGATATGGGACCTCGTCGGTCGGGTGCCCCGCTCCTGA
- a CDS encoding ScbA/BarX family gamma-butyrolactone biosynthesis protein: MTPNTAVARPKGIHRGGRAGRVPVGGTPPTTPPTNPVAKELVHRSRPLDVLPTGIRRNSEDHFTVSLRWPAQHPLFLRDAHYTPSLVIESVRQAGLLVSHAELGVPLGHQFVVWEIGQHIDPWFLQKAHAPAALELDVRVDEIRLRGRIPAEVRLGMEIRIDGRTVGAGSTRYGVVSPAAYGRLRGDKRDMAWPPTHLTLPEPVDPASVRRAHVRDTALSPGGSPDRWWLRADTTNELFFDHGNDHVPAMVLLEAAAQAGHALLDGRPWSASSCEVSCAKYVEFGAPCRIRAHLATGPDGTPSLEVTGEQDRQSAFVIRFGLATPL, encoded by the coding sequence ATGACTCCGAACACCGCTGTCGCAAGGCCGAAGGGCATCCACCGGGGCGGACGCGCGGGACGTGTCCCGGTCGGCGGAACCCCGCCGACGACGCCGCCGACGAACCCCGTGGCCAAGGAACTCGTGCATCGGTCCCGGCCACTCGACGTCCTCCCGACCGGCATCAGGCGGAACTCCGAGGACCACTTCACCGTGTCCCTGCGCTGGCCCGCACAGCACCCGCTGTTCCTGCGCGACGCGCACTACACTCCGTCCCTCGTCATCGAGTCGGTGCGCCAGGCGGGGCTGCTCGTCTCCCACGCGGAGTTGGGCGTGCCGCTCGGGCACCAGTTCGTGGTCTGGGAGATCGGCCAGCACATCGATCCGTGGTTCCTGCAGAAGGCCCACGCACCCGCCGCCCTCGAACTCGACGTGCGCGTGGACGAGATACGGCTGCGAGGCCGAATCCCCGCGGAGGTGCGCCTGGGAATGGAGATCCGGATCGACGGGCGGACCGTCGGAGCGGGCTCGACCCGATACGGCGTCGTGTCACCCGCGGCGTACGGGCGCCTTCGTGGCGACAAGCGCGACATGGCTTGGCCACCGACCCATCTCACCCTGCCGGAGCCGGTCGACCCCGCCTCGGTCCGCCGCGCCCATGTCCGCGACACCGCGCTCTCCCCCGGCGGGAGTCCGGACAGGTGGTGGCTTCGGGCCGACACCACCAACGAACTCTTCTTCGATCACGGCAACGATCACGTCCCGGCCATGGTGCTGTTGGAGGCGGCGGCACAGGCCGGACACGCCCTCCTCGACGGTCGGCCGTGGTCGGCGTCGTCCTGCGAGGTGAGCTGCGCGAAGTACGTCGAGTTCGGCGCCCCCTGCCGGATCCGCGCCCATCTGGCCACGGGGCCGGACGGGACACCGTCGCTGGAGGTGACGGGAGAACAGGACCGACAGTCCGCCTTCGTCATCCGGTTCGGACTCGCGACCCCGCTCTGA
- a CDS encoding LysR family transcriptional regulator, whose product MQIQQLRAFREVARELSFTRAARNLHYAQSSVTAQIKSLEEAVGAQLFDRTRRQLSLTAAGVSLLPHADRIMEITEAARRDVARARPGGRPTTESVPRGRPHALERRRATRRLPL is encoded by the coding sequence ATGCAGATCCAACAGTTGCGTGCGTTCCGTGAGGTGGCCAGGGAGCTGAGCTTCACACGGGCCGCCAGAAACCTCCACTACGCCCAGTCGAGCGTGACGGCCCAGATCAAAAGCTTGGAAGAGGCCGTGGGAGCGCAGCTGTTCGACCGTACTAGACGTCAACTCTCCCTCACGGCAGCGGGTGTGAGTCTCCTGCCGCACGCCGATCGCATCATGGAGATCACCGAGGCCGCGCGCCGCGACGTGGCCCGCGCCAGACCTGGCGGACGCCCGACGACGGAGTCCGTGCCTCGGGGCCGTCCGCACGCCTTGGAGAGGCGGCGAGCCACGCGGCGGTTGCCGCTCTGA